A genomic segment from Streptomyces antibioticus encodes:
- a CDS encoding serine/threonine-protein kinase — protein sequence MSQAEQSCQRPGCEGAYEDVGGGELYCDTCGLAPVVAASGPAVPAGAEGAGGTGKDAPGSGSSRSARSSRTSSQSSKSRRSVSGRLSRSLSGKTSGRSVSVRSSGSTAGSSGRARLGVGLVAVPQVPRPDPRAMVLDNPEVPERKRFCSRSDCGAPVGRARGEREGRTEGFCTKCGHPYSFVPKLKAGDVVHGQYEVAGCLAHGGLGWIYLAVDRAVADRWVVLKGLLDTGDQDAMAAAISERRFLAEIEHANIVRIYNFVEHLDQRTGSLDGYIVMEYVGGKSLKEIANARRTPEGKRDPLPVEQACAYGIEALEALGHLHSRNLLYCDFKVDNAIQTEDQLKLIDMGAVRRMDDDESAIYGTVGYQAPEVAEAGPSVASDLYTVGRTLAVLTFDFQGYTTAFADSLPDPDTIEVFRRYESFYRLLVRATDPDPARRFASAQEMAEQLTGVLREVVSLQTGQARPALSTLFGPEVRVTDTELFPRLDGEVSRLGARIPAPRRANGRTPEATSAAPLPAVLAGLVRAVPAPAAGLALPVPHVDPSDPNAGFLAGLMASAPAELITALAAAPAPSVETRLRQVRAWLENGDHRAAQTLLATLEDERPDDWRVVWYRGVASLATGDQEGAALAFDAIYDAFPGEPAPKLALGLCAEVLGQLDNAAEYYGLVWATDPSYVSAAFGLARVQLAAGDRRGAVRTLESVPESSIHYTAARVAAVRARLRRRTAAASDTPFLEDLTAGAAQVEALDAYGLDPTRREQLSAEVLGCALDWILSGGQGAGPQGRRTLLGSELDERGLRFGLERSYRTLARLASGGEERIDLVERANRYRPRTWV from the coding sequence ATGAGCCAGGCGGAGCAGTCGTGCCAGCGACCGGGCTGCGAGGGAGCGTACGAGGACGTCGGCGGCGGCGAACTGTACTGCGACACCTGCGGCCTGGCACCGGTCGTCGCGGCGTCCGGACCCGCCGTACCGGCCGGCGCCGAGGGTGCCGGCGGCACCGGCAAGGACGCCCCGGGAAGCGGCAGTTCGCGCTCGGCCCGCAGCTCCCGTACGTCGTCGCAGTCCTCGAAGTCGCGCCGCTCGGTGTCCGGCCGCCTCTCGCGCTCCCTGTCGGGCAAGACGTCCGGCCGGTCGGTGTCGGTGCGCAGCTCCGGTTCCACGGCCGGTTCCTCCGGGCGGGCCCGGCTCGGCGTCGGCCTGGTCGCGGTGCCGCAGGTGCCGCGGCCCGACCCGCGCGCGATGGTCCTGGACAACCCGGAGGTGCCCGAGCGCAAGCGGTTCTGCTCGCGCTCCGACTGCGGTGCCCCGGTGGGCCGCGCGCGGGGCGAACGGGAGGGGCGCACCGAGGGCTTCTGCACCAAGTGCGGCCACCCCTACTCCTTCGTCCCCAAGCTGAAGGCCGGGGACGTCGTGCACGGCCAGTACGAGGTCGCCGGCTGTCTGGCGCACGGCGGCCTGGGCTGGATCTATCTGGCGGTGGACCGGGCGGTCGCCGACCGCTGGGTGGTCCTCAAGGGCCTGCTCGACACCGGCGACCAGGACGCGATGGCCGCCGCGATCTCCGAGCGGCGCTTCCTCGCCGAGATCGAGCACGCCAACATCGTGCGGATCTACAACTTCGTCGAGCACCTCGACCAGCGCACCGGCTCGCTCGACGGCTACATCGTCATGGAGTACGTCGGCGGCAAGTCCCTCAAGGAGATCGCCAACGCCCGCCGCACCCCGGAGGGCAAGCGGGACCCGCTGCCCGTGGAGCAGGCGTGCGCGTACGGCATCGAGGCCCTGGAGGCGCTCGGCCATCTGCACAGCCGCAACCTGCTGTACTGCGACTTCAAGGTCGACAACGCCATCCAGACCGAGGACCAGCTCAAGCTGATCGACATGGGCGCGGTGCGCCGCATGGACGACGACGAGTCGGCCATCTACGGCACGGTCGGCTACCAGGCCCCCGAGGTCGCCGAGGCCGGCCCGTCGGTGGCCAGCGACCTGTACACCGTCGGCCGCACCCTGGCCGTCCTGACCTTCGACTTCCAGGGCTACACGACCGCCTTCGCGGACTCGCTGCCCGACCCGGACACCATCGAGGTCTTCCGCCGCTACGAGTCGTTCTACCGGCTGCTGGTGCGCGCCACGGACCCCGACCCGGCCCGCAGGTTCGCCTCCGCGCAGGAGATGGCGGAGCAGCTCACGGGCGTGCTGCGGGAGGTCGTCTCGCTCCAGACCGGACAGGCCCGGCCCGCGCTGTCCACGCTGTTCGGGCCCGAGGTGAGGGTCACCGACACGGAGCTGTTCCCGAGGCTGGACGGCGAGGTGTCCCGGCTCGGGGCCCGGATCCCGGCGCCCCGCCGCGCGAACGGGCGTACCCCCGAGGCGACTTCGGCCGCACCGCTGCCGGCCGTCCTCGCGGGTCTGGTGCGGGCCGTTCCCGCGCCGGCCGCCGGGCTCGCGCTGCCCGTCCCGCACGTCGACCCGTCCGACCCCAACGCGGGCTTCCTGGCGGGCCTGATGGCCTCCGCGCCGGCCGAGCTGATCACGGCACTCGCGGCCGCGCCCGCGCCGTCCGTGGAGACCCGGCTGCGGCAGGTCCGCGCCTGGCTGGAGAACGGCGACCACCGCGCCGCGCAGACCCTGCTGGCCACCCTGGAGGACGAACGCCCCGACGACTGGCGGGTCGTCTGGTACCGGGGCGTGGCCTCGCTGGCCACCGGCGACCAGGAGGGCGCCGCGCTCGCCTTCGACGCGATCTACGACGCCTTCCCGGGCGAGCCCGCGCCCAAGCTGGCGCTCGGCCTGTGCGCCGAGGTGCTGGGCCAGTTGGACAACGCCGCCGAGTACTACGGCCTCGTCTGGGCGACCGACCCGAGCTATGTGAGCGCCGCGTTCGGGCTGGCGCGGGTGCAACTGGCCGCCGGGGACCGGCGGGGCGCGGTGCGGACCCTGGAGTCGGTGCCGGAGTCCTCCATCCACTACACCGCCGCCCGGGTCGCGGCCGTCCGCGCCCGGCTGCGGCGGCGGACGGCGGCCGCCTCCGACACACCGTTCCTGGAGGACCTCACCGCGGGCGCGGCACAGGTCGAGGCGCTGGACGCGTACGGACTCGATCCGACGCGCCGGGAGCAGTTGTCCGCGGAGGTCCTCGGATGCGCCCTCGACTGGATACTCTCCGGTGGCCAGGGCGCGGGCCCGCAGGGCCGCCGGACGCTGCTCGGCAGCGAACTGGACGAGCGGGGGCTCCGCTTCGGCCTGGAGCGCTCGTACCGCACGCTCGCCCGGCTGGCGAGCGGCGGTGAGGAGAGGATCGACCTGGTGGAACGTGCCAATCGTTACCGCCCCCGGACGTGGGTGTAG
- a CDS encoding FHA domain-containing protein: MPTCPNGHQSGSDDWCEVCGHRMAGAVPPPPPPPPPTAGYGFPPPPPQSTQPGGGRHLSSVPEREPELCPQCRTPREGGAPFCEECRWNFLTNTATSYTPAAPRPPASGPGAGQGPGQSQGPGQGPGPGPDPRFQPPPPSFGGGDSFDYQSSRPSQVNRPVEPIPPGPQGPSYGREPSGHPGPGGPGGRPPGPNAFGHDPSAPGGGFGQQQPGPPSDPYRREPTGPGGPGAPGAFGGDPSRQGPPPGGRPGGPGGPGGPGGPGGPQGYQPAGPTAPPGYPHETGGGRPAQPGGPTGGPAFGGGDDDWVISPPSHHQGQGQGHGQGHGQGHGQGQGQGGGGGYGYPQQQPTTWTATIGPDRAYFMAMMHRSGPEAAGLNLPAYSPEQQRTLTGNQVTIGRRRHSTGETPDIDLSVPPEDPGVSHQHAVLVQQPDGTWAVVDQNSTNGTTVNGGEEPIQPFVPVPLQDGDRVHVGAWTTITVRRG, encoded by the coding sequence ATGCCGACCTGCCCGAACGGACACCAGTCGGGTTCCGACGACTGGTGCGAGGTGTGCGGTCACCGCATGGCCGGTGCCGTACCTCCGCCCCCGCCCCCGCCGCCTCCCACGGCCGGTTACGGCTTCCCGCCCCCGCCCCCGCAGAGCACCCAGCCCGGCGGCGGACGGCATCTGTCCTCCGTGCCGGAGCGCGAGCCCGAGCTGTGCCCGCAGTGCCGTACGCCCCGCGAGGGCGGCGCGCCCTTCTGCGAGGAGTGCCGGTGGAACTTCCTCACCAACACGGCGACCTCGTACACCCCGGCCGCCCCTCGCCCGCCGGCCTCCGGGCCCGGCGCGGGCCAGGGCCCGGGTCAGAGCCAGGGCCCCGGGCAGGGTCCGGGTCCGGGCCCCGATCCGCGGTTCCAGCCGCCGCCCCCGTCCTTCGGCGGCGGTGACTCCTTCGACTACCAGAGCTCGCGCCCGTCCCAGGTGAACCGGCCCGTGGAGCCGATCCCGCCGGGTCCGCAGGGACCGTCGTACGGCCGTGAGCCGTCCGGTCACCCCGGTCCGGGGGGACCCGGCGGGCGGCCGCCCGGCCCCAACGCGTTCGGGCACGACCCGTCCGCCCCGGGCGGCGGCTTCGGCCAGCAGCAGCCGGGCCCGCCGTCCGACCCCTACCGCCGGGAGCCCACGGGTCCGGGTGGCCCCGGCGCCCCCGGTGCCTTCGGCGGGGACCCCTCGCGGCAGGGCCCGCCGCCGGGCGGCCGTCCCGGTGGTCCGGGCGGTCCTGGCGGTCCCGGTGGTCCCGGTGGTCCGCAGGGCTATCAGCCCGCCGGTCCCACCGCCCCGCCCGGCTACCCGCACGAGACCGGCGGCGGCCGTCCCGCGCAGCCCGGCGGTCCGACCGGCGGTCCGGCCTTCGGCGGCGGTGACGACGACTGGGTGATCTCCCCGCCGTCCCACCACCAGGGCCAGGGCCAGGGACACGGACAGGGCCATGGACAGGGGCACGGACAGGGGCAGGGCCAGGGCGGAGGCGGCGGCTACGGCTATCCGCAGCAGCAGCCGACGACCTGGACGGCGACGATCGGTCCCGACCGCGCGTACTTCATGGCGATGATGCACCGCTCGGGCCCGGAGGCCGCGGGGCTCAACCTGCCCGCGTACTCCCCCGAGCAGCAGCGCACGCTCACCGGCAACCAGGTCACCATCGGCCGCCGCCGTCACTCCACCGGCGAGACCCCCGACATCGACCTGTCGGTGCCGCCGGAGGACCCGGGCGTCTCGCACCAGCACGCCGTGCTGGTCCAGCAGCCGGACGGCACCTGGGCGGTCGTCGACCAGAACTCGACGAACGGCACGACGGTCAACGGCGGCGAGGAGCCCATCCAGCCGTTCGTTCCGGTACCGCTCCAGGACGGCGACCGGGTGCACGTCGGCGCCTGGACGACGATCACCGTCCGCCGAGGCTAG
- a CDS encoding vWA domain-containing protein, with product MAIFSKSNVPQFSVDVYQNEYLPEGGREVNAIVTVTATGGGTVGGAVAAPHLYAPGESPSAAVAIMVDCSGSMDYPPTKMRNARDATAAAIDTLRDGVRFAVIGGTHVAKEVYPGGGRLAVADATTREQAKQALRRLSAGGGTAIGTWLRLAERLLSSADVAIRHGILLTDGRNEHESPQDLKAALDAGAGRFTCDARGVGTDWEVKEVTGIASALLGTADIVADPSGLAADFTRMMETAMGKEVADVALRLWTPVGTTVKFVKQVAPTVEELTGRRTEAGPRAGDYPTGSWGDESRDYHVCVEVPAAGLGQEMLAARVSLVVPHPGDGTAQALGAPGLVKAVWTDDMAASTSINPQVAHYTGQAELAQVIQQGLDLRKAGDLDGATAKLGRAVQLASVSGNADTAKLLAKVVDVVDAPTGTVRLKAKVADADEMTLETRSTKTVRVKK from the coding sequence ATGGCCATTTTCTCGAAGTCGAACGTGCCGCAGTTCTCGGTGGACGTGTACCAGAACGAGTACCTGCCGGAGGGCGGCCGCGAGGTCAACGCGATCGTGACGGTCACTGCCACCGGCGGCGGCACCGTGGGCGGGGCGGTCGCCGCGCCGCATCTGTACGCGCCGGGCGAGAGCCCGTCCGCCGCCGTGGCGATCATGGTGGACTGTTCCGGCTCGATGGACTACCCGCCGACCAAGATGCGCAACGCGCGCGACGCCACGGCCGCCGCGATCGACACCCTGCGCGACGGCGTGCGCTTCGCGGTGATCGGCGGCACGCATGTGGCCAAGGAGGTCTACCCGGGCGGCGGCCGGCTCGCGGTCGCCGACGCCACGACCCGCGAACAGGCCAAGCAGGCCCTGCGCCGGCTGAGCGCGGGCGGCGGCACCGCCATCGGCACCTGGCTGCGGCTGGCCGAACGGCTGCTGTCCTCGGCCGACGTCGCCATCCGGCACGGCATCCTGCTCACCGACGGCCGCAATGAGCACGAGTCGCCGCAGGACCTCAAGGCCGCCCTCGACGCCGGCGCGGGCCGGTTCACCTGTGACGCCCGCGGTGTGGGCACCGACTGGGAAGTGAAAGAAGTCACAGGCATCGCCTCGGCGCTGCTCGGGACCGCCGACATAGTCGCCGATCCGTCCGGTCTCGCCGCCGACTTCACGCGCATGATGGAGACGGCGATGGGCAAGGAGGTCGCGGACGTCGCGCTGCGGCTGTGGACCCCGGTCGGCACCACCGTGAAGTTCGTCAAGCAGGTCGCCCCGACGGTCGAGGAGCTGACCGGCCGCCGTACCGAGGCGGGCCCGCGCGCGGGCGACTACCCCACCGGTTCCTGGGGCGACGAGTCCCGCGACTACCACGTGTGCGTCGAGGTCCCGGCCGCGGGCCTGGGCCAGGAGATGCTCGCCGCCCGGGTCTCCCTGGTCGTGCCGCACCCCGGTGACGGGACCGCGCAGGCGCTGGGCGCACCCGGCCTGGTCAAGGCCGTGTGGACCGACGACATGGCCGCCTCGACCTCGATCAACCCGCAGGTCGCGCACTACACGGGTCAGGCCGAACTGGCACAGGTCATCCAACAGGGACTGGACCTCCGCAAAGCGGGCGATCTCGATGGAGCAACGGCCAAACTGGGCCGGGCCGTTCAGCTCGCCAGCGTCTCGGGGAACGCGGATACTGCGAAACTGCTTGCGAAGGTGGTGGACGTGGTCGATGCCCCGACAGGTACTGTGCGACTGAAGGCCAAGGTCGCGGACGCCGACGAGATGACGCTCGAGACCCGGTCCACAAAGACTGTTCGTGTAAAGAAGTGA
- a CDS encoding methyltransferase domain-containing protein: MGAHDPARDDDKGLAGLGDLARLAAVERAALVAVIEASGAFAPDPRWRAAFTAVPRHLFVPYYYVSGVGGYERRWGESRDPRTRERWLRGAYEDTPLATRLRDGELLSSSSQPSLMALMLAALRVEDGDRVLEIGAGTGYNAALLSYRLGDAYVTTIDLDPEITESARAHLAAVGYHPTVVTGDGARGVPERAPFDRIIATCTLASVPRAWIGQCRPGALILAPMATGLVVLTVRDAGHAEGRFLHTPAFFVPLRGAGRPDAEPAVCGGVPRRARDSDLFRFLLALTRGTLDPQEAYALWEREGMPGRERYGITVDDGAAWAWLDEPEGPYAWPLPAP; encoded by the coding sequence ATGGGTGCCCACGATCCCGCCAGGGACGACGACAAGGGCCTCGCCGGCCTCGGAGACCTCGCACGGCTCGCCGCCGTGGAGCGGGCGGCGCTGGTGGCCGTGATCGAGGCGAGCGGCGCCTTCGCGCCCGACCCGCGCTGGCGGGCCGCGTTCACGGCCGTACCGCGCCATCTCTTCGTGCCGTACTACTACGTCAGCGGTGTCGGCGGCTACGAGCGGCGCTGGGGCGAGAGCCGCGATCCGCGCACCCGGGAGCGCTGGCTGCGCGGCGCCTACGAGGACACCCCGCTGGCCACCCGGCTGCGCGACGGCGAACTGCTCTCCTCCAGCAGCCAGCCCTCGCTGATGGCGCTGATGCTGGCCGCGCTGCGCGTCGAGGACGGCGACCGGGTCCTGGAGATCGGCGCCGGCACCGGCTACAACGCGGCGCTGCTGTCGTACCGGCTCGGCGACGCGTACGTCACCACGATCGACCTCGATCCGGAGATCACGGAGTCGGCGCGCGCGCATCTGGCCGCCGTCGGCTACCACCCGACGGTCGTCACCGGCGACGGGGCGCGCGGAGTGCCGGAGCGGGCGCCGTTCGACCGGATCATCGCGACCTGCACCCTCGCGTCCGTCCCGCGCGCGTGGATCGGGCAGTGCCGTCCCGGGGCGCTGATCCTGGCGCCGATGGCCACCGGACTGGTCGTGCTGACCGTCCGCGACGCCGGGCACGCCGAGGGCCGTTTCCTGCACACGCCCGCCTTCTTCGTGCCGCTGCGCGGGGCGGGCCGGCCCGACGCCGAGCCGGCCGTCTGCGGCGGGGTGCCGCGCCGGGCGCGGGACAGCGACCTGTTCCGCTTCCTGCTGGCCCTCACCCGGGGCACCCTCGACCCGCAGGAGGCGTACGCCCTGTGGGAGCGCGAGGGCATGCCGGGCCGCGAGCGCTACGGCATCACGGTCGACGACGGTGCCGCGTGGGCGTGGCTGGACGAGCCGGAGGGGCCGTACGCCTGGCCCCTGCCGGCCCCCTGA
- the ettA gene encoding energy-dependent translational throttle protein EttA, with the protein MAEYIYTMRKTRKAHGDKVILDDVTLSFLPGAKIGVVGPNGAGKSTVLKIMAGLEQPSNGDAFLSPGYSVGMLLQEPPLDESKTVLENVQDGAAEVMGKLKRFNEVAELMATDYSDALLDEMGKLQEDLDHANAWDLDTQLEQAMDALGCPPGDWPVTNLSGGERRRVALCKLLLEAPDLLLLDEPTNHLDAESVQWLEQHLAKYPGTVVAVTHDRYFLDNVAEWILELDRGRAHPYEGNYSTYLDTKATRLKVEGQKDAKRAKRLKEELEWVRSNAKGRQAKSKARLARYEEMAAEADKMRKLDFEEIQIPPGPRLGSIVVEVSNLSKAFGDKVLIDDLSFTLPRNGIVGVIGPNGAGKTTLFKMIQGLETPDSGAIKVGETVKISYVDQSRENIDPKKTLWAVVSDELDYINVGQVEMPSRAYVSAFGFKGPDQQKPAGVLSGGERNRLNLALTLKQGGNLLLLDEPTNDLDVETLSSLENALLEFPGCAVVVSHDRWFLDRVATHILAYEGDSKWFWFEGNFESYEKNKIERLGPDAARPHRATYKKLTRG; encoded by the coding sequence TTGGCTGAGTACATCTACACCATGCGCAAGACGCGCAAGGCACACGGCGACAAGGTCATCCTTGACGACGTCACCCTGAGCTTCCTGCCCGGCGCGAAGATCGGTGTGGTCGGGCCGAACGGTGCCGGTAAGTCCACCGTTCTGAAGATCATGGCGGGGCTGGAGCAGCCCTCGAACGGTGACGCGTTCCTGTCGCCCGGGTACAGCGTCGGCATGCTGCTCCAGGAGCCGCCGCTCGACGAGTCCAAGACCGTCCTGGAGAACGTGCAGGACGGCGCGGCCGAGGTCATGGGCAAGCTCAAGCGCTTCAACGAGGTCGCCGAGCTGATGGCGACCGACTACTCCGACGCGCTGCTGGACGAGATGGGCAAGCTCCAGGAGGACCTGGACCACGCCAACGCGTGGGACCTGGACACCCAGCTCGAGCAGGCCATGGACGCCCTGGGCTGCCCGCCCGGCGACTGGCCCGTCACCAACCTCTCCGGTGGTGAGCGCCGCCGCGTCGCGCTCTGCAAGCTGCTGCTGGAGGCCCCCGACCTGCTGCTCCTCGACGAGCCCACCAACCACCTGGACGCCGAGTCCGTGCAGTGGCTGGAGCAGCACCTCGCCAAGTACCCCGGCACCGTCGTCGCCGTCACCCACGACCGGTACTTCCTGGACAACGTGGCCGAGTGGATCCTGGAGCTGGACCGCGGCCGCGCCCACCCCTACGAGGGCAACTACTCCACCTACCTCGACACCAAGGCGACCCGCCTCAAGGTCGAGGGCCAGAAGGACGCCAAGCGCGCCAAGCGGCTCAAGGAAGAGCTGGAGTGGGTGCGGTCCAACGCCAAGGGCCGCCAGGCCAAGTCCAAGGCCCGCCTCGCCCGCTACGAGGAGATGGCCGCCGAGGCCGACAAGATGCGGAAGCTGGACTTCGAGGAGATCCAGATCCCGCCGGGCCCGCGTCTGGGCTCCATCGTCGTCGAGGTCAGCAACCTCTCCAAGGCGTTCGGCGACAAGGTCCTCATCGACGACCTCAGCTTCACCCTGCCCCGTAACGGCATCGTGGGCGTGATCGGCCCCAACGGCGCCGGCAAGACCACCCTCTTCAAGATGATCCAGGGTCTGGAGACCCCGGACTCCGGCGCGATCAAGGTCGGCGAGACCGTCAAGATCTCGTACGTCGACCAGAGCCGCGAGAACATCGACCCGAAGAAGACGCTGTGGGCCGTCGTCTCCGACGAGCTGGACTACATCAACGTCGGCCAGGTCGAGATGCCCTCCCGGGCGTACGTCTCCGCCTTCGGTTTCAAGGGTCCCGACCAGCAGAAGCCGGCCGGCGTGCTCTCCGGCGGTGAGCGCAACCGCCTCAACCTCGCGCTCACCCTCAAGCAGGGCGGCAACCTGCTGCTCCTCGACGAGCCGACCAACGACCTCGACGTCGAGACCCTCAGCAGCCTGGAGAACGCGCTCCTCGAATTCCCCGGCTGCGCCGTGGTCGTCTCCCACGACCGGTGGTTCCTGGACCGGGTGGCGACGCACATCCTCGCCTACGAGGGCGACTCCAAGTGGTTCTGGTTCGAGGGCAACTTCGAGTCCTACGAGAAGAACAAGATCGAGCGCCTGGGGCCGGACGCCGCGCGTCCGCACCGCGCCACCTACAAGAAGCTGACCCGGGGCTGA
- a CDS encoding globin: MKEIRRGTLQEQTFYEQVGGEETFRRLVHRFYQGVAEDPILKPMYPEEDLGPAEERLALFLMQYWGGPTTYSENRGHPRLRMRHAPFVVDRAAHDAWLKHMRDAVDELGLSEEHETTLWNYLTYAAASMVNTPE, encoded by the coding sequence GTGAAAGAGATTCGGCGCGGCACGCTTCAGGAGCAGACCTTCTACGAGCAGGTCGGCGGGGAGGAGACCTTCCGCCGGCTGGTGCACCGTTTCTACCAGGGGGTCGCCGAGGACCCGATCCTCAAGCCGATGTACCCGGAGGAGGACCTGGGCCCGGCGGAGGAGCGGCTCGCGCTGTTCCTCATGCAGTACTGGGGCGGTCCCACGACGTACAGCGAGAACCGCGGCCATCCCCGGCTGCGGATGCGCCACGCCCCGTTCGTGGTCGACCGGGCCGCGCACGACGCCTGGTTGAAGCACATGCGGGACGCGGTCGACGAGCTGGGCCTGTCCGAGGAGCACGAGACGACGCTGTGGAACTACCTGACGTACGCGGCGGCGTCGATGGTGAACACCCCGGAGTGA
- a CDS encoding acyl-CoA thioesterase, with the protein MRHIYRCPLRWADMDAYGHVNNVVFLRYLEEARIDFLFRPDKDFQQGSVVARHEIDYKRQLVHRHRPVDIELWVTRIRAASFTICYEVKDGDTVYVRASTVIVPFDFATQRPRRITAEEREFLEEYQDDAEEAVAA; encoded by the coding sequence TTGCGGCACATCTACCGCTGCCCGCTGCGCTGGGCGGACATGGACGCGTACGGCCACGTCAACAACGTGGTGTTCCTCCGCTATCTGGAGGAAGCCCGTATCGACTTCCTGTTCCGCCCGGACAAGGACTTCCAGCAGGGGTCCGTGGTGGCGCGCCACGAGATCGACTACAAGCGGCAGCTCGTCCACCGGCACCGCCCCGTGGACATCGAGCTGTGGGTCACACGGATAAGGGCCGCGTCCTTCACCATCTGCTACGAGGTGAAGGACGGGGACACCGTCTACGTCCGGGCCTCCACCGTCATCGTGCCGTTCGACTTCGCGACGCAGCGGCCGCGCCGGATCACCGCCGAGGAACGCGAGTTCCTGGAGGAGTACCAGGACGACGCCGAGGAGGCCGTCGCCGCATGA
- a CDS encoding PP2C family serine/threonine-protein phosphatase, whose protein sequence is MMSQMPRQAALPTCPSCAEPLDAGDRFCGACGYDLSVVPPHPEDHPTLTMNGAAHAAASDSAPPVPPAVPAPPVAPVPPETAGWSTAARAPAQAAPAAPVVPAPGVRFDRPAEPEEYSLQAPDPRVAADSAPAPEPAKVCVACRAGRVDDDGYCENCGHAQPRERDHMEAEPGLLAAVSDRGLRHHRNEDAFGLGTAVLPDGSPALVAIVCDGVSSATRPDDASLAASRAASESLLAALPQGTHPQAAMHEAIVAASHAVNALAGEPATAREHAPHQNAPACTLVGAVVTAGLLVVGWVGDSRAYWVPADRGAPAARLTEDDSWAAQMVAAGLMNEAEAYADERAHAITGWLGADAYELEPHTASFKPDRPGVVVVCTDGLWNYAEAAEEMAEVVPLDAAVRPLHCARVLVGHALDGGGHDNVTVAVVPFPAPPQGAGSA, encoded by the coding sequence TTGATGTCGCAGATGCCACGGCAGGCAGCACTGCCGACGTGTCCGAGCTGCGCGGAGCCGCTCGATGCGGGTGACCGTTTCTGCGGAGCGTGCGGATACGACCTGTCGGTCGTGCCGCCCCACCCGGAGGACCACCCGACCCTCACCATGAACGGCGCGGCGCACGCCGCGGCGAGCGACTCGGCGCCACCGGTTCCGCCCGCCGTGCCCGCCCCGCCCGTCGCGCCGGTTCCGCCGGAGACGGCGGGCTGGTCCACCGCCGCCCGGGCGCCCGCGCAGGCCGCCCCCGCCGCCCCCGTCGTACCCGCGCCGGGTGTGCGTTTCGACCGGCCCGCGGAGCCCGAGGAGTACTCGTTGCAGGCGCCCGACCCCCGGGTGGCCGCCGACTCCGCCCCGGCCCCCGAGCCCGCCAAGGTGTGCGTGGCCTGCCGCGCGGGCCGGGTGGACGACGACGGGTACTGCGAGAACTGCGGGCACGCCCAGCCCCGCGAACGCGACCACATGGAGGCCGAGCCGGGCCTGCTGGCCGCCGTCAGCGACCGCGGCCTGCGCCACCACCGCAACGAGGACGCGTTCGGCCTCGGCACCGCCGTCCTGCCCGACGGCTCGCCCGCGCTCGTCGCGATCGTCTGCGACGGCGTCTCCTCGGCGACCCGCCCCGACGACGCCTCCCTGGCCGCGTCCAGGGCGGCGAGCGAGTCGCTGCTCGCCGCCCTGCCGCAGGGCACGCATCCGCAGGCGGCCATGCACGAGGCGATCGTCGCCGCCTCGCACGCCGTCAACGCGCTCGCCGGCGAACCCGCCACCGCCCGCGAGCACGCCCCGCACCAGAACGCCCCGGCCTGCACCCTGGTCGGCGCGGTCGTCACCGCCGGACTCCTGGTCGTCGGCTGGGTCGGCGACAGCCGCGCCTACTGGGTCCCGGCGGACCGCGGCGCACCCGCGGCACGGCTCACCGAGGACGACTCCTGGGCCGCCCAGATGGTCGCCGCGGGCCTGATGAACGAGGCCGAGGCGTACGCCGACGAGCGCGCCCACGCGATCACCGGCTGGCTCGGCGCGGACGCCTACGAACTGGAGCCGCACACCGCCTCCTTCAAGCCGGACCGGCCCGGAGTGGTCGTGGTGTGCACCGACGGCCTGTGGAACTACGCGGAGGCCGCCGAGGAGATGGCCGAGGTCGTGCCCCTCGACGCGGCCGTACGGCCGCTGCACTGCGCCCGGGTGCTCGTCGGGCACGCCCTGGACGGCGGGGGCCACGACAACGTAACAGTGGCCGTCGTGCCGTTCCCCGCACCGCCGCAGGGGGCAGGATCCGCCTGA